CGTCGGCATTCCTTACAGCCAGGAGCGCTGCTACCGCAACCAGTACGGCGACTACCGCACCGACTGCTCCGGTTTCGTCTCGATGGCCTGGGGGTTGGGCGGCTCGGGCAGCGCCTTCTGGACCGGCAACCTGCTCAACCGGTCGCACACCATCGCGCGCAGCGACCTGAAGCCGGGTGACGCCCTGCTGCGGCACACCGGCGACACGAGCGAGAACCACGTCGCCCTGTTCGTGGCATGGTCCGACTCCGCGCACACCAAGCCGACGGTGATGGAGCAGACCGGCAGCCGGGACACTGTCGAGGACGTCTGGTCGGCCAGCTACTCCAGCCAGTACACGCCGATCCGCTACGACAACATCACGGACATCGCGGGCTCGGCGAATGTGTACGGGGTGCTGCCCGACGGGAGGCTCACCTTCTCCACCATCGACGCCGCCACCGGCAACCGCACCAAGACCCTCATCTCCAGCACCACCGTCGGCTTCACGCCCAAAGCCATGGCCACCCTCAACTTCAACACCGTCCTGATGACTGACACCGCCGGTTACCTCTACCGCATCGACGTCATCACCAACAACACCTCACTCGGCTACAACCCACCCGTCCGCATCGCCACCGGCTGGACCCACGAACTGCTCACCTACGACGGCAACACCCACCTGTTCGGCATCCGCAACGGCGACCTGCGCCGATACACCGTTTCCGCCACCAAACCCACCGACGCCACCATCGGAGCCGGGCAACTCATCGGCAACGGCTTCTTCCTCAACACCCTCGCCGCCACCTCCTCCAACTGGCTCGTCGGCACCACCCCCGCCGGGGCACTCCGGTCCTACAAACTCGACAGCGCCGGCACCTGGGAAGGCCACAGCCTCGCCACCGACCACTGGTTCTTCGACGCCTTCCTCTCCCCGGGCGACGGCGTTTACTACGGCCGAACCACCGGCGACGGCCTCTACCGCTACCTAGACAACGACCCCTACGACGACACCGGCAGCGACATCCAGAGCTTCCCCAACGGCCCCGTCGATACCA
Above is a window of Micromonospora rifamycinica DNA encoding:
- a CDS encoding NlpC/P60 family protein, with product MFNSIAQRPVTATSLLMATTVGLTAAVGLVAGATAAAAPAAVAASTVAGDPPLPAYPGLPAGPSTLAAVSTTPIPCESNGSDKSPTRSEVLTRARSWLSVGIPYSQERCYRNQYGDYRTDCSGFVSMAWGLGGSGSAFWTGNLLNRSHTIARSDLKPGDALLRHTGDTSENHVALFVAWSDSAHTKPTVMEQTGSRDTVEDVWSASYSSQYTPIRYDNITDIAGSANVYGVLPDGRLTFSTIDAATGNRTKTLISSTTVGFTPKAMATLNFNTVLMTDTAGYLYRIDVITNNTSLGYNPPVRIATGWTHELLTYDGNTHLFGIRNGDLRRYTVSATKPTDATIGAGQLIGNGFFLNTLAATSSNWLVGTTPAGALRSYKLDSAGTWEGHSLATDHWFFDAFLSPGDGVYYGRTTGDGLYRYLDNDPYDDTGSDIQSFPNGPVDTTGWTQTLLSAQPGTVTG